A window of Massilia sp. NR 4-1 genomic DNA:
GCTGCAAGCCCTGGCGCAGCCATTCCATATTCTGTTCGCAGGCGCGGCGTATCACCCATTCGCCGACCGGCACGATCAGGCCGTTCTCCTCCATGATGGGGATGAACTGGTCCGGCCCCACCAGGCCGTGGCCGGGACGGCGCCAGCGCAGCAGCACCTCCATGGCGTGCAGGTGGCGCGTGCGGATATCCATGATGGGCTGGAAGTGCAGCTCGAACTGCTGCAGGGACAGCGCGCTGCGCAAGCTGCTTTCCAGTTCGAAGTGATGGGCCGCCGCCAGGTTCATCTTCTGGGTGAAGAATTGATAGTTATTGCGGCCGGCCGCCTTGGCGTGGTACATCGCGGAATCGGCGTTGCGCATCAGGGTCGCCACATCCTGGCCGTCGTCTGGATAGATGCAGATGCCGATCGAGGGCGAGATATGCAGCATGCGCCCCTCCAGCGGGAAAGGCGCGGCCAGCGCTTCGATGATCTTTTCCGCCACCCGGTTCGATTCACCCACCTCGCCCAGGCCCGGCACCAGCACCACGAATTCGTCGCCGCCCAGGCGCGCCACGGTATCGCTGGCGCGCACCGCGGCGCACAGGCGGTTGGCCACTTCCTTCAGCAGCTGGTCGCCCGTCATATGGCCAAGCGAATCGTTGATGGTCTTGAAGCGGTCCAGATCGATGAACATGACGGCCAGGCGGCGGCTGGAACGCTGGGCCGCCAGCATGGCGCGGTCCAGGCGGTCGGCCAGCAGGGCGCGGTTGGGCAGGCCGGTCAGGCTGTCGTGATACGCCATGTGGTGCACGCGCGCCTCGGCCTGGCGCCGCTCCACGATCTCGGCCTGCAGCATGGCGTTGGCGCCGGCCAGTTCGGCGGTGCGCTCCAGCACGCGCACTTCCAGTTCGTCGCGCGCGCGGCGCACCGTTTCCGCCGCTTCGCGCCGCGCCGTCACATCGTCCACCAGCCAGACCGAACGTCCGCGCGGCTGCGTCGGATCGAAGGGACGGCCGGACAGGCGCGCCCAGAAGCGGCTGCCATCCTTGCGCACCAGCTGGTACTCGGTCGAGCTGACATGGCCCGCCTCGAAATCGCGCGCCGTGTCGCGCCGCGCCCTGGCCCATTCTTCCAGATCGGGATAGAAGGCTTGCACGCTGATATTGTTCATCTCGCCCGGCGCATAGCCGAACAGCTCTTCCATCTTGGCGTTGCAGCGCAGATTGCGCCCGCCCTCGCATACCGAAATGCCCAGCACCGCGCTGTCGAGAATGGCCTGGTTTTCCAGCAGGGCGTTGCGCAGCGATTCCTCGGCGCGTTTGTGCTCGGCGCGGTCCTCGATGATCCAGATCGTGCCCTGGGTCGGATCTTCCGGATTGACCACGTAGGCGATCAGCTGGGCCCAGAACGTGGCACCGTCCTTGCGCCGCATTTCCACCTCGGTCTGGAAGGGCCGGCCCACCGACAGCAGCGGCGAAGCCAGCACGCCCAGCCGGGCATAGGCATCGTCCGAGGGATACAGGGCGCGGCCCGGCAGGCCCAGGCCTTCCTTGCCCTCGTAGCCGAACATTTCGGAAAAGCCGCGGTTATAGCGCGTGATCAGGCGGTTGCGCGTGTACAGGATGCAGATCGAGGCATTCGTCATCAGCGCTTCGACTTCCATCTGGTTCTGGCGCGAGTGCGTCACGTCCTCCAGAATCCAGATGGTGCCGCCCTCGTTGTGCTCCTGGTCCACGGTGCTGGCGCGCACGCGGCACCAGAACAGGCTGCCGTCATGCTTGCGGAACTGGAATTCGTTCTTTTCGAAAGCGCGGCCCTGGCCCAGCACCGGCCCCGCCTCGCGGCCGAATGCGGCGTACACCTCGGGCGAAGGGAAGACCTCCAGCGCCGGACGGCCCGTGATCTGCTCGCGCCGGTAGCCGAACATCTCGGCCAGGCGCGGATTACAGCTCAACATGATCTCGTCCTTGGTGAACAG
This region includes:
- a CDS encoding bifunctional diguanylate cyclase/phosphodiesterase — protein: MNPVSANPDVLADALTLIGVPACVCDSAGRVLAANAELVALLETDPREQPLSAFIAPHVRAETSAAVKAACGGDLSVPRHYADICLQAESGRHIHAGMALKPLPAAMGPAGVTVVFHELSEVPHEQRALGKALAEQKAILDNAPVGILFTKDEIMLSCNPRLAEMFGYRREQITGRPALEVFPSPEVYAAFGREAGPVLGQGRAFEKNEFQFRKHDGSLFWCRVRASTVDQEHNEGGTIWILEDVTHSRQNQMEVEALMTNASICILYTRNRLITRYNRGFSEMFGYEGKEGLGLPGRALYPSDDAYARLGVLASPLLSVGRPFQTEVEMRRKDGATFWAQLIAYVVNPEDPTQGTIWIIEDRAEHKRAEESLRNALLENQAILDSAVLGISVCEGGRNLRCNAKMEELFGYAPGEMNNISVQAFYPDLEEWARARRDTARDFEAGHVSSTEYQLVRKDGSRFWARLSGRPFDPTQPRGRSVWLVDDVTARREAAETVRRARDELEVRVLERTAELAGANAMLQAEIVERRQAEARVHHMAYHDSLTGLPNRALLADRLDRAMLAAQRSSRRLAVMFIDLDRFKTINDSLGHMTGDQLLKEVANRLCAAVRASDTVARLGGDEFVVLVPGLGEVGESNRVAEKIIEALAAPFPLEGRMLHISPSIGICIYPDDGQDVATLMRNADSAMYHAKAAGRNNYQFFTQKMNLAAAHHFELESSLRSALSLQQFELHFQPIMDIRTRHLHAMEVLLRWRRPGHGLVGPDQFIPIMEENGLIVPVGEWVIRRACEQNMEWLRQGLQPVPLAINLSPRQFMHRGLVASIRRILEETGIDPALIEFEITETAVMQHGEQTLEILGQINAMGIRLSIDDFGTGYSSLAYLKRFPVRKIKIDRAFIKDLEESTEDRAIVAAIIALSDSLQLSVVAEGVETEAQFGLLQRQGCQHAQGYLFSRPVPCAEAQHLLQGRAE